A part of Spodoptera frugiperda isolate SF20-4 chromosome 25, AGI-APGP_CSIRO_Sfru_2.0, whole genome shotgun sequence genomic DNA contains:
- the LOC126912312 gene encoding uncharacterized protein LOC126912312: MSTQPLIANELLAFIQHAIDTMDEVSILQICKSNFKEEDISSGKRLLFQCLGKLDEMPARRRDGTEKSVQDIITLLKVTDPDDVPAFVAKDLHKLPPVTFDHVDVTRLLKDIISLKTSLAEVQSKLMSSENTIGELRAELMALRNTVAVSGSPKLCTDDANICRGAANASVSSFESAKAQASPRAGAAVSHSAERLASPAQATTRVSTSTPKRAYADIAAKGGKQVQQGEKPHVDLHQEVPKKNQNDKEGFTLVERKKKRKPICRNQCATLLYVSRLHDSTEVEEIVEFIKIKAKLHLKVEQLHSQHRVDFKSFVVRVPTEHLSTFMKEEFWPRGVVYRRFRGRLPDTARHTTPSLRVT; this comes from the exons ATGAGTACCCAACCACTCATAGCCAATGAGTTGCTGGCATTTATTCAACATGCCATCGACACGATGGATGAGGTTAGCATCTTGCAAATCTGCAAATCTAACTTCAAGGAGGAAGACATAAGTAGCGGCAAAAGGTTGCTATTCCAATGTCTTGGAAAGCTGGACGAGATGCCAGCTCGCCGAAGAGACGGAACGGAGAAAAGTGTGCAGGATATAATCACCTTGCTGAAGGTGACAGATCCCGACGACGTGCCTGCATTCGTGGCAAAGGACTTGCACAAGCTGCCCCCTGTCACCTTTGATCACGTCGACGTTACCAGGTTGCTCAAGGACATCATATCCTTGAAGACAAGCCTGGCTGAGGTACAATCCAAGCTGATGTCTTCAGAGAATACAATTGGAGAACTCCGTGCGGAATTGATGGCGTTACGCAACACAGTTGCTGTAAGTGGGTCACCGAAACTGTGCACCGACGACGCAAACATATGCCGCGGTGCAGCTAATGCATCGGTCAGCAGTTTTGAGTCGGCGAAGGCGCAGGCATCGCCACGTGCGGGCGCTGCAGTGAGTCACTCCGCCGAACGGCTAGCGTCTCCGGCGCAGGCTACGACACGTGTGAGTACGTCGACCCCCAAACGTGCTTACGCTGACATCGCTGCAAAGGGGGGTAAGCAGGTTCAACAGGGCGAAAAGCCTCACGTGGATCTGCATCAGGAGGTTCCTAAAAAGAACCAGAATGACAAGGAAGGCTTTACCCTTGtcgaaagaaagaagaagaggAAGCCTATTTGCCGCAATCAGTGCG CGACGCTGCTCTACGTGTCCCGTCTGCATGACTCCACAGAGGTGGAGGAGATTGTGGAGTTCATCAAGATAAAGGCAAAACTTCATCTGAAGGTCGAGCAGCTGCACTCTCAACACAGAGTGGACTTCAAGTCCTTTGTGGTCAGGGTGCCGACTGAACATCTATCGACCTTCATGAAAGAGGAGTTTTGGCCGCGAGGGGTAGTCTACCGACGGTTCCGAGGTCGGCTACCGGACActgcgcgacacacgacgccgtCTCTTCGTGTGacctaa